The Salmo trutta chromosome 22, fSalTru1.1, whole genome shotgun sequence genome contains the following window.
acatgcacattcaactgggaccttatatagacaggtgactgcttttccaaatcatgtccaatcaattgaatttactacaggtggactccaatctagttgtagaaacaatggaaacaggatgcacctaagctcaatttagtccatagcaaagggtctgaatacccaTGTCAATAaggttttaatatatatatatatttttttttatataaatttgtacaaatttctcaatctgttttcgctttgtcattatggggtattgtgtgtagattgctaaggatttttatttatttcatacattttagaataaggccgtaacgtagcaaaatgtggaaaaagtcaagggatctgaatccTTTCCGAAGGAACTGTATGTGAAATCCCCATTAATTACATGAGGACAAAGTGCTGGGCTGTTTCCTACATGTTTCTGCTTTTGTGCATTTGCCGCACGAATGAACAGAGAGGCAGTGAAATGGCAACAAATCAGCATCAGTGCAAAACAAGCTTTCCATATTTAGATGGGAAGAAACCCCACAGCCAATTCCATTCTGAAATAGTTACATTTGGAAAAATGGAAGCTCCCGTTGGGACGATAAGAAATTGACGCCTCTGAAAGTCACTTTAAGATTTAGATGAGGGGAGATCAGTGGACATGTCTTTGGGATCAATATATGGGTTAGATTGAATCTTTGAGTGGCTTTATTATGATTAGGGAGATGTTTGTGTGGTaacctggtcccaggtctgtatTTTGTTGTGTTGGTTgtatgaccataggagttggctatatatcacaaacagatctggaaacAGCCTATTGGTAAATATCACCCACTTACACATTCAAACCTCTCCTTGCCTTACAGTTAAATAGCCAGGACACAGATGATGTCAATTGATCAGAAGCATCAGAGGCCATatgtgggtctttctataaactagtgATCATTTCCTAATCAGAACAGCTTGTTACAGATTTTGTTACAGAGTTCTCTCATCATGCCTATACACAAACATGCACTGTAGGTCCTACGACAAGCTGAAAACACACTCACACCAAAGATAGAGAGACACGACCCTCCAACACCATTCTGTTTCACAAGGCAACCAAAAAGAAGGAGCTGGCTGTCGTTGGCTACCCCTCCAACCCTCTACGCCCTCAGTTTGAGAGGCTTCCCTCTGGCCGGCGCTTCAGAATGCCCATGGCCAAGAAGAACGTGTTCAAACATTCGTTCGTTCCTTGTGCTGTTGGACTACTAAATGCAAAGTCAATTGTATCGGTATATGTACTTATCTATCTAGTGCAGTTGGAACAGTGGTCGTTTGTGAGTGAATGTATTAATGTCCTCTATGTTGTTAGTGGATGCAACATGATGGACTGACTGGTTTAAATGTGTATGATGtgagaatgtatgtgtgtgtgattctttTAATGGAAGTTGATGCCAAAGAAAAATGTCCATCCTGGATGGACAATAAAGTTTTATTCTATTATGTaagtctttttttttcttcttatttttttttaaacctatgTTTAACCCTTTGTCATGGTTGGTGTCTTGATGGAGTTGACCAAAATCGTGTGACATAATACATGACTTTTCTTTCCTTGCATTTATGGCAGTGTAAGTTGTTGTACTATCATATATTAAgcattaatcagttaaattatggctcattcatccccctcctctcccctgtaactattcatCAGGTCGTTGctataaatgagaatgtgttctcggccaacttacctggtaatatatatatatatatatatatatatatatatatatatatatacacatatatgcatgtgtgtgtatatatacatgggTATATGTATGGTACTGATACATTGAATTTGAACCCTTTAAGAATCCTGGATCTAGATCTCGGAAATGCAGTGTAACtatgtaacatttagtgtctcctcaTGTTAAGTGGTGAAaccagttttcatgggcacacaaatacaaaataatacatgTGATTACAAAATCAAATGCTGACCTAAAGAGTCACCTTACCTTGATACTTAAAACCTAAatcgatactgtcattaacgtggttcttcaataattatgcaTGATACTTGTTGGATGCGCATATGGTATCCAGCGGATTAGTTACGCACTGATATCATCATCTGATCCAGGAAGGATTTTTCCGAATGACAGTCAAGTGACGAACAGCTGTTGTGATAGATAGCGCATGCCATGCAACAACAGGCCAAGTGCTGGAAAAAAAGGTATTCATGAGGAATGTCCAGAATATTTTGGTGTCTCATGCGTTACGCCGGTGAAGACAGTTGTCTGGATCCACATTGGATCTAATATCTTCAGCGAATTGATGTTGATCATCTGTTGTTGTCTggttgatttacagcagggtctcattagatttaacagagaaagAGCATCAAGGTAATGTGTTCATGTCTTCATAGGTTTTTATGCCTCGGTTTGGACACCGAGTCTACTGTGCGCAGATATGTAGGATAGACTATTGTGCAACACCCAGCGCTATTCCTATGAATTATTCTGAATATAATGGCTAAAACTTACATAGCCTAGTGGGCTTATTCACAATTTGATCTGGTAATGAAATaaaatgacaaatacattttgttttccatgttatacCTGCAATTTTAAACAATACTTGGGCTTGAAGTAGCCTACTTGAATTTGGAGCGCAGAAATTAAAGTACTGGAATTGGCCTACCaaaaaatctgacattttctCAATTTGGTGCTTGAAAAAGGCCTAATAATTTTTGTAGCCAATTTCTCCGGATCAGTGATTTCCTTTTTGATCCGTTTATGTGAGAGATGTGGCCACTTTCGTATGTTTCCCGCCGCTTCAATTGAAGGGTGTTGCGCTACTCTTGTGGTAATTATGAGGACGACAACATCTAATGTTGGCTTCAATTTGgcttttcatgcacatttttccaTTAAAAAATTAACCTGGTTTCTGGTTACTTTCTCATCATGAAAACAGCAATGGTGAGATTCAAATGGTGAGATTAATGCTACCGCTATTCATGGATTTATTGTGTACTTGCATCGGCCACATAGGCTGCAGAAAAATCGGTATGCATCCAATCTATTTAGTCAGGCAATGTCCACATTTTTCTCacatattttagaatgtaataATAATTTGAAATATCAATGCATTGGCAACGCCTAAAAATGTATTATGCATAAAGTggccatttttctttttttttcttcactttttGCATGCTTTTTTGGGGGAGGTGGGGTTCTATATTATGCCCTATATGTACAATTATATAAATTATACAATTGTATAACACTGAGGTTCTTGAAAATGACATTTATGTGCTTGAAAAAGTCCCttaaagtccttgaatttgacttgccaatgcctgtatgaaccctgcttaattatggctagggggcagtattttcatggctggataaaaaacgtacccgatttaatctgattattagtcctgcccagaaactagaatatgcatataattattagctttggagagaaaacactccacagtttctgaaactgtttgaatggtgtctgtgagtataacagaactcctatgccaggcaaaaacctgagatgcttctgttcaggaagtaccctgtttgaacatttcttgcccttgttgattctctctatctattacaagggatctctgctgttacgtgacacttcccacgtctccaatgaagtctcagagcccgggaaaaacaggaatgacttaattcaaagccctggctgaagcacacaaGAGCAAAAGCGAAGTGGTCACTCAgtagtggactaagccttacgctcgcgacccgcccccggcttttccctcagtatacagacaggcagattcccggtcggaatattatcgcttttctacgagataaattgcataaaaattggttttaaacagcggttgacatgcttcgaagtacggtaatggaatatttagattttttttgtcaaattctgcgtcatgctcgtggccgagatttagcgttgggatagtgtctagaacgcacgaacaaaacgtcttgatggaacataacgatggattatttgggaccaaacctacatttgttattgaagtagaagtcctggcagtgtattctgacgaagaacaagcaaggtaagaacatttttcttataggaaatgtgattttggtgaaggctaaactgtttgggtgtctaaatagctagccctgtgatgccgggctatgtacttagattattgcaaaatgtgcttcatccgaaaagctattttaaaatccgacatatcgagtgcatagaggagttctgtatctataattcttaaaataattgttatgctttttgtgaacgtttatcgtgagtaatttagtaaaatcaccggaactgtttggtgggaatgctagttctgaacgtcacatgctaatgtaaaaagctggtttttgatataaatatgaacttgattgaacagacatgcatgtattgtataacataatgtcctaggtgtgtcatctgatgaagatcataaaaggttagtgctgcatttagctatggtttgggtttatgtgacatgatatgctagcttgaaaaatgggtgtctgattatttctggctgggtactctgctgacataatctaatgttttgctttcgctttaaagcctttttgaaatcggacagtgtggttagataaaggagagtcttgtctttaaatagctgtaaaatagtcatatgtttgaaaaattgaagttttcggattttagaggagtttgtatttcgcgccccgcccatcattggatattggaacagacgttccgctagcggaacgtgtagatgtaagaggttttaaaggaTCTCGGACTATAAGTGGAGTTATGAGTGAATTTGCATATATTCACTTTTATTCCTCATgagaattatttttatttttgtttcaaaccattttgaaatgttcatcccaatgtcacacattggccTCATTATTTATAGATTACATGGACAAGAGGGTGGATGATCCAAGAACAGcaatcctactctgagatgcttgatacaccccccccccccttcgttAGCAGGCCGACCACATGTACTCTGATCTTTAATTAAATGATAAGTGGCAAGCCGAGAGCTCAAGCTTCTGTAGTAATTGTCAGTGTGAAATCGCAACTTCCACACATTTCACATGTGCCATTGGTTGCAGTGGAGGCTAGCGGGAGGAGCTATAGAatgatgggctcattgtaatggctggaatggaattcatgGTGGAGAGtcaaatgtggtttccatatgtttgttgTGTTTAataccgttccattgattccattccagtcattacaatgagcccatactcatatagctcctcccaccagcctccactgattggtCGAGGTGAGAAAGGCTTGATCTGTAATTTTCAACATCCCAGTCGTTCTCCTGGTATTTCACAGATGTATTGTGTGTCATGTGATTTTGCCCAGGCAACAGTTCCTCGCAGAGAGGTATACTGTAAGCCTAGATTTGGAAGATACGAGATAAGCATATTGCCGTCACTTTCCATCCAAGCCTCCCTTTTTCCTCAACTCCTGCTAAGACGTCTTAATCTCCCCTAGCCACAATCAGTGTTTCTGTCAGAGATCTGTCTCCCGATGCAAACAATGATGCTAACGCCAGTATCTGTGCCTTTCATAAACacagtaactgccaaaataatggaaacacttgagtaaatgagggatacaaagtatattgaaagcaggcgCTTCCTGAGTTAATTCAGAAATTAACattccatcatgcttagggtcatgtataaaaatgctgggcacgagtggtcaccgaatggtttgatgagcatgaaaacgatgtaaaccatacgCCACAGCCGTtttagtcaccagatctcaacccaattaaacacttatgggagattctggagcgttTTCCATTAccaccaacaaaacaccaaatgatggaatttcttgtgtaAGAATGGTGTCGCCTTACTTCACTGGAGTTCCTGACTCTTGTAGATTGTATGCCAAGGTGTTATTGAAGCTGCTCTGGCACATGCTGGCTCCAcactattaagacactttatgtctGTAGAAGGCCATAATATGTTATGGAACTGGGCATTTGtgttagtgtaaccgatgtgaaatggctagttagttagcggtggtgcgcgctaatagcgtttcaatcagtgacctcactcgctctgagacttgaagtagggtttccccttgcgttgcaagggccgcggcttttgtggcgcgatgggtaacgatgctttgtggggtgttagttgttgatgtgtgcaagggtccctggttcgagcccaggttggggcgaagagagggacggaacctacactgttacattagcaAATGGCTTATTTCTAACATGCAATTTTCTCTGGTAGACAGTGGTTCTTTAACCCAGCACAGGGTcctattcattagtgcacaccctGTTTCAgcctgtttgcttccgtttggttcctagtgaacaCGACTCAGGTAAAACGTTCTTCTATCATATGATGATATATGAGCGGTAGTAATAATACATACGTATGCCTGTAGGATACAGCAGGACAGGAGAGGTACAGGACTATCACCACCGCCTACTACCGTGGAGCCATGGGCTTCATCCTCATGTACGACATCTGCAACGAAGAGTCCTTCAACGCTGTTCAGGACTGGTGAGTTGGTCAGAGACACcggggctgcatctcaatacttgaaaatggcttCCTTTGCTGATCGCCTCCTTTCATTACTCACCACTAGTGAAAAGACACTGATTGGTgaaacctggtgtgtgtgtgtgtgtgtgtgtgtgtgtgtgtgtgtgtgtgtgtgtgtgtgtgtgtgtgtgtgcgactgtgtgtgtgtttcagggctaCCCAGATAAAAACCTACTCGTGGGATAACGCTCAGGTCATCATGGTGGGTAACAAGTGTGACATGGACGAGGAGAGGGTAGTGCCCGCAGAGAAGGGCAAGCACTTGGCTGACCAATTAGGTGAGTTAATTGGTGGTGTTAATTGCCTTAAATTGCACTCTGAACTACCATACTGTCATCCAGCTTCTGTAATTTCTGGCATGCCTGTGGGTGCGTTAGCCACGTTTTCCTGTTTTGCATGAGATTTGAATTAAAACCACACTGACGCATTGAGGTGGTGAACAAATGGCGTCTACTCTCGTCAAGTTGATAAAACCCTGTAAAGACTTATCCCCAGGGGCTGTATAAGCAAATCCACACAAGTTCTTCCTATAGATGTTATTAGCAGTGCTCTAGTCTTGTCAAGAGTTGGCTTGCAAACCAGTCTACACATTTAATGTCTATAATGTGTCATGTCTGTGCTTTGCACCCCATGTTGTGAAGGCAAGCTATTCCCTGCTAGCTGTTTCATTCAGTCATCTTCCTGAGACCTACTGTCACTCCTGGAGCACTATGCTAGCTTCTTGCTTTAAAAGTTTGTACAGTTGGCTAAAGTGTGACTACTGTTTACGAGTATCTTATTGAATCTTAAAGCGTGTTGGTACATGAAACACACAGCATGGTACACTTGTATAATATCCAGTGTGCTGTGTACtcatctagctctggtccagggcgttagtACTTCCTCTactaacgccctggaccagagctatgtACTCACCATGCTGTATGTACtcgtcctgccctgtcctgcagGGTTCGAGTACTATGAGGCCAGCGCCAAGGAGAACATTAATGTCCGCCAGGTGTTTGAGCGGCTGGTCGACATCATCTGCGTCAAGATGTCCGAACGAGTGGACGTGGAGCCGCCCATGGCCCCCAGCATCAAGACCACAAGGCTCACCGACAAGCCCCCCCAGCTACCTCAGAAGTGCACCTGTGCCTGACTCACACTTAGAGGGCCGAGTCAAGCCATGCCGAACCGTGCTGGGCTGGCCTGGATACGCATCCACCGTAGTTGCTGGAACCGTGctgcaaaggacaatgtgaaaagaaaatgTTCAGAACAGTGCGGTTCGAGCCGGCCCTATAGTGTGAAATAGCTAATACTGATTTGGTCACCCAGTTCTCCCCTAATACACTTGCCATTCCACTACTGGTCTTTTCCTATTCTCTGTTAAGCTATTACGAGTTCCACCAACCTCTTTCCAAAGGTAGCTCTCCATACAATATATTTCATGACTGCAAGCTCCcaataactactactactacttttctTTAGCATTACATATCTGTTTCACCCCTATAGCTTTGACCTCCAGCTGGTTCAGAGGTCAGAGAACCTTAAGCAGGGTTATACAGGTAAGCACAGCactgcctctctcctcctccaaaaCAAAAGTGGCTTCACCACCgcacaaagaaacacacacagctgTTCACGTTACGAGTTTACACGGGTGAGGAGATAAGCCTTGACAGCTGCAGAAGTTCCCGAGTCATTTTGTCTCGTGCTCTTGGCCGTCCTACTAGCATTTCGCAAGCACTAAAGCTAAGACAAACGAACGTAATCTGCCCCGTTGATTTTTCATTCTCAACGATATGAAGGGAGTAATAACACTGATAAAACGACAAGATGGCCAATACGTCTTGCACCACCAAACACTAAGCCAATGCCATGTTCAGGGTGTTCTGACATACTGAGGGACTATAATGTTCTAGAATACAGATGTTCATTGAAGAGcacccccttttccctccttacCCTTCAGCTAATATAATCTTGTAGCCGTCATGTAAGCCATGTTTACAATGTTTATTTCATGAATGTGTGCGTTTTAGAAAGCAAAGCATATACTGTATAATTGAGTGTTCAGTTGTAACGGTTTTATTAGTGTTTGATGTATCTTGGGCAGATGTGAAATCTTTAAATCATGTAATGTCAACTGAGACACATCGAAATACTTTGTGAAATGGGATAAAAACAGAAAATATTGAAAAAATTTGTTGAAAAAAATGATGGATTACAACCTAAAGATGACAATGTGAAACATACTTTGCCAAATCTTTATGTATCGCATAGTAGCACGTTTTTATGTGTAACTTCCCACCatgtgtattttcagttttttattgaATTGCTAGATTTGCAATAATGCTGACAATGTCTTAATATAATTATTTTCTAAGTAAATTAGTAAATTCTAGAGTTAGAATCTATAATGGTGTTGCTGAATTTATTTTTATGCTGTATCATGGGAAAAAATATAGACCATTTATGTAAACGTGTTACAGTAAACTCCTTGAACAAATGGGAGAAAAGCACAAAGTGATTGTACAAAATATTGTGAATGTTTGTATATTATAGGTAGATGCAATTTAGTATATTAAAGCACAAATCTTTACTTGAATTCCTTCATTTTATTTATGGGATATTGAAGTCTGTAATATTGGTTAAAAAAATCTATAACTCTgatctaattaagcaataaggcaggagcaggtgtggtatatggccaatataccacggctaagggctgttcttaagcacgacgcaacgcggactgcctggatacagcccttagctgtggtatattggccatgtaccacaaacccccgaggtgccttattgctattataaactggttaccaatgcaattagagcagtaaaaatacatgttttgtcatacccgtggtatgcggtctgttataaactgggtgttCGAACccagaatgctgattggctgaccgcTATGGTATATTTATGCAATAACGCActaggaggtgtggtatatggccaatataccacagctaagggctgttcttaggcaagaTGCATTGCGGAGTgcttggacacagcccttagctatggtatattagccatataccaaaAACCCCAGtggagccttattgctattataaactggttaccaacgtaattagagcagtagaaatacatgttttgtcatactcgtggtatgtcatacccgtgatataccacggctgtcagccaatcagcgttcagggctcgaaccacccagtttataatagaccctataccacaggtatgacaaaacttttatttttactgctctaattcaaatcaaatcaaatttgattggtcacatacacatgattagcagatgttattgcgagtgtagcgaaattcttgtgcttctagttccgacagtgcagcaatatctaacaagtaatctaacaattccacaaaaacaacctaatacacacaaatctaagtaaaggaatggaataagaatatttaCATATAAATGAGGAtgagacattttttttttggctgtatgtaataacacttaagattttctgggctaacaatgtaagaaataatacattaaaaaaacgaaatactgaaatgtttcctaaggactagaagtgaGGTGGCCCTCTCTGTCTGCGccacgttggtaaccagtttaaaatagcaataaggcacctcgggggtttgtggtatatggctgatataccacggctaaggtctgtatccaggcactccgcattgcatcctgcataagaacagccctttgtCGTGTTATATTGGCAATGTACCACACCTCCTTGGGTCTTAAATatgccacggctgtcagccaatcagaattcagggctcgaaccacccagtttatacatgtatttattcaATGACAGaatcatagaattagaatgaatcATTCTAATTATATGGACAGAATCATCACAATAGAATTCTTATTCTTAGGACCGAATCATCActgatatttcagatttttttctgaTTGTCAGACAGACAAAGATCAATGTCAAGCGGGTGAAGTGACATTTTTCTTGTCTATTTCAATTCTCCCCGTCATATCACACCTGAAAAATAATCATGAATTGGTGGTGTTGTGGAAAATTGTGGTGAGTATGCTTCAGGGCATATCGGGGATCAATCATGCATGTGGATGAAATCCGTTCATGCAATTGCTGAGATAATCCCATCCAGAGTATGTGAAGAtttgtgaaaacacacacacacacacactttacctgCGCATAATCCTCAaccgtgtgtgttttttttcttcgctGAAATGTTTTGCACCGGTCTAACAAGCAACCATTACTGTGTGTcgtaaaatatattttctgtttGAAGCAATCAGATTTTCCGTTGTTGCTCTGTGCGTTGTTTCCAGCGAATCATATCGCTGCATGCACAC
Protein-coding sequences here:
- the LOC115158040 gene encoding ras-related protein Rab-3B; the encoded protein is MAKADQRFGQRDGSDQNFDYMFKLLIIGNSSVGKTSFLFRYADDSFSNSFVSTVGIDFKVKTVYRNEKRVKLQIWDTAGQERYRTITTAYYRGAMGFILMYDICNEESFNAVQDWATQIKTYSWDNAQVIMVGNKCDMDEERVVPAEKGKHLADQLGFEYYEASAKENINVRQVFERLVDIICVKMSERVDVEPPMAPSIKTTRLTDKPPQLPQKCTCA